CCTGCTCGGCCCGACCGACAGAAGTGGCAGTGTGGACACAGGCGGGGGGGCTGCCCTACCTGGAAACGGACTGGGCTGCGTTTCATCCACGCAGGTGAGCCCAGGCCGGGTCCACCTTGTCTTCCCACCAGTCATTTCGCAGACGCTCCGGGCAGGACCTCTCTGCAGAGCCCGGTATCCCTGGACGCACTGGTAGTGAACCGTCTGCCCCACCACGAAGAGATACATTCTCTTTGCAGCCTCATGTTCCCACCGCGGAGGCTCCGTGCAGTGATctaggagaggggaagagaattCCGAAGGCCGGCTGGAGAGACCTCGCGCCAGTCCAACCTGCCTCTTGCTAGAGCCTGGACCTCGGTTCTCATTCTTTTGCAAATTCACTCTCATTCAGCCAGCacgagcggggtgggggggggggggtgggggggacagtTGATTAGGTGAGGTGAGGAAGATACGTGTCACGGAGGAGCAGATGCTTGCAGGGGTGCACAGGGCTGGCCCCTGAGGACAGCGAGGTTTGGATAAGTGGGCAGGAGTGGGAAGGGTAGTCATGGCTGACGCATTAGGACAGGCTCAAGCCAATCTGTGCCAGCAAAGCATGAAGATCACCTTGGATCTCCACTGGAGAGGTGAGGGGCACATTCTCTGGTGGCAGCTGGTGGTCAACATGGGACCATGGCAGGAGgatggggcggggggcaggggagaaGCCACAGGAGGGGCGGGAAGGGCCGAGGGTATCTCAGAGAAACAGAGCGTGAACTCTGATCAAGCTGTGCCTATAGCTTGTCCCCACGAGCTCTGCCAAGACCTCTAAAAATGTCCCAAGCCCAGTAACTTTCCACTCGCCCGACCGCAGCCCACGCCTgatggacttctggcctctgggATCGTGTCCTGTTCTGATCCAGTCTCCGAGTCCCCCACCCAGCCTGGACACAGGTAGCCGTACGTGCCCTCTAACCCCAGCCTGTGAAGCTGCACACGTGCTCTGACCCGCCAGACCCTCCGCCCTCCGAGTTCCGCACGTGTcctgcccagccctctgccccgGCAGGGCGCCCAGTGGCCCTGCCCCAAGCTGGCTTCCGCCACGCAGCACCTTGCACATCGTGGCCGaacttgtgttttcatttcagaaCGAGCTGTTGTTTGACACCCAAACTAGCCGTAACTGTCCGGACCTGTCTGAATGGGGTTTGCGTCTTTCAAATGAAAACACCGGACTGAGACAGGCTGTGAGGCAGCCTCAGCCGGAACCCGCCGGTGACCTCCTGCGTCAGGACAACACACACTGTCCCCTCCAAAACCTTCCGACAGCGGTGGAGGGcagtggagaaagaagaacaaaacgAGCCACGGCATGGGTTGGAAACACCGTTCCAGGACAGAGCCGGAGCCAGAGGGGCAAAAACATCCTGTTGCAGTAATGCCCCTGGAGCGGCTTTAAGAAATATCACGCAAGCTGTGGATCAGTGTAAGCCAGCTTGAAATAAGTTATCAGTAGAAAGATGCCCCTGGAATCCAGGAGACCGAGGCCTGATCCCATCCTATCGTGGGAGCGTGGCCGTCTTTCAGCTTCACTCCCCGCTGCCTGACCCCGTCGCTGGTGAAGCCCAGGTGAGACTCTGTACGATGAAGCTCTTTGTAAGGTTACAAAGTCAGCCTAGGACCACGGGGCGGGGCTCAGAAGTCAGCAGGTCCTCAAAAAGCTCTGTGTTTCCTGGCAGGCTCTGTTTCTCCTCCACGTTGTGACCCAGCATAGGCGTGACTCACCTGGGGACTCCAcgggcaggggagaggcaggcgCGGGGCTCGCTCGTCCCCAGCGCATTGCCCGGGAGATGCTCTGAGGCTCAGCCGTGTGGCCGGCACgttgcccagccctgccctgcgaGAAGCACCGCGGAGGAAATAGTTTTGCCTGCAGTTCACTGTCTTGTACTTAGGGGAAAAATACAGTgtttccttgagggcaggggctgttgTCACACTCGTGTTTGTGTAATACCCTCTGTCGGCAGGGTCAGGCACACAGTCAGTCCCAGCACACGCTTTTGAGTTGAACTGAGTCGGCGTCCACACGGCCAGCCCCCAAACCGGGAAGCAAGCCCAGACCCCGGCTGGCGGCTGTAAGAGTGGTTTGCGGTGCTGAGCAAACAGCCCGCAAACGCTGCGCGCTAGTTCTCGTTCACACGGTACCCCGGGAAGAGGGGAACAGAATGTGCGTGCTTCTGGGTGGCGGGACAGACCCTCCTCCTTTGGGGAACACGTCACCTGCACGCAAGCAGAGAGCCAGCTCCTTGTGTCAGCTGGGGGACGGGAGTTCAGATGCGTCTCTTACCTGGAAGGCTCACTTGGTCCACGGGCTGCACTTGACTTTGCATGtctgtgacttttctttcttcaggTTGACGGGTAACTCCTCTTGTGTGCCTAGAGGCTAGAAAATATGAGGGAAATGAAGCAAAGAACCTCACCAATGGTTAAGGTGGAAAACACTGCTCATGTAATCATTCACTCGAGAAGAGTCTGTCTCGAGTGCCCACAAAGCGCCCGGTGATGTCTGGGTGCTGGGGCTACGGAGATGAACCCCGCATGCCCTCCCTCGGGTGGGGCCTCCCACGCCCCGCCCGGCACCGGCCTCTCGCTATTCACGTGCATCACGACAATGCCTGCAACTCGTTTCTGGAAGAAAcgaaagatttctttcaaagaagATGAAAATCTTCTGTGCGTATGCGTGTCTCACCAAAATGGGATCCTTTCTTGTCGTTAATTCCGTCAACACTGAGCGTGGGGACGCGCGTGGGCCATTAGACGTGGTCTGACCCCACAACTCACTGCGTCCTGTGCTCCCCTAAAGCAGCTCAGAACGCGTGAAGTTGGGGAGACGCGATCTTAAAGCAACGCTGGCAAAGGAGTTGAGGAGAGTGTGAGCGCCCCGGTGAGGTGCGGATAGACTTCCAGGTCGGGATGAGGGAGGGTGTGCTGGGAAGAAGGTCAGCGGCATGCTTCAGCAGGGCATGGATCTTGGAATGCTGCAGTCCGCTCGTGTTTGGGTGGGACAGAGGACACCGAGGCTCCCTGACCGATGCCATCTCCAGggctcaacaataaaaaggcaaatgaaCCCACCACGATGGACCACATTCTACTATCACAGAGTGGACAATGGGGCTGTGTGAGACAGCTttcaggattaaaaaaagaaaattcaacggCAAAGTTACGGTATCAGATCAATTAATTCCGCCTAACggaatttttccaaaattttgataaaatagacatagcaaaaaaaattaaccatttttaagtgtaaagcTCGGGGGCATTAAATACATCCACTTTGTTGTGAGCTAGAATTATGTTTTAATTGCTTGGTAATTATTAGTGCAATGTCTGCCCTCTGCCTTATATCTGCCTCAAATATAAGCACTCAGAGGCTGAGCCTATTGGATCGCTGGTGCCTAGAGCGGTTCTTGAACTTAGCAGGTGCTCGTATTTGTTTAGCGAATAAATACTCCAGGGACCCCTCGAAGGAGTTGTCCCGTGGATTGGGCTGGCCCATTTGTCTGTAGGGCGGAGGGAACAAGAGCTGGGCTCGGGCTCACGCTTCGCTGAGGTTCCCTTCAGGAAACACTTACTGGTGCTCATGCACTGGCATTTGTTGTCCCAGGAAGAGTGGCTGGAGTTTCCTGTGCAAAGTATGTAGGGTGACCCGTTTTTTATCCTGCGGTAACCTCTCTTGCATTCACAGTTTAACGTGGTTCCCCTCCTGTAGGCCAAGGCTTTGAAGGTGGCGTGTGTGATCTCTGGCGGGTCATCGTCACAGAGCTCtgcaaagagaaagaagcatCTTAGCAGTTCAGGAGGCCCCGGGCAAACACTCGCACATTTAACCAGGCAGTGATTTAAGCACACGTTTCTCCACTTTATTGAAAGGATGTATATAGACCCCACTTTTTCCTAGAAAGGATCGAAGGCTGCTACCGTTGTTCTTTAGAAACCTGTGCATCAGAGCTGGCTCAAAAGTTCGCTTCAAACAAATGCCTCTCTAAAATACGATATGTTTCAAACTAAATGAGTAGAAATTAATGAAGTTTTATTCTGAAGGTGCCTCATGTCAAGCAACTGTAGAGAGAGGAGGGCCAAGGAAtgtgaggaaaggaagggaggaaatacATGTAGATTTAATTGAGGGACAAAATGTATCTGTGCAAAGTACTTTTCAGGAAGTAAGGACTGTCTGACCTTCTATGATTAATGATTGTGccatttttttgagaaatgtatataaCGTGGTGCTCAACATCTGGCAAGTAGGAAATGTGTGTTTCCCACCCACCTTCCCACCTCTGAGTTTGCCGAATACATTCTCATGCCGTGAAGACCTTATTCTCTCTTAACCCAAAACACAGACACTGGTATCCCACTAAAGATGCCAGAACCAGCTGCCAAACGTCCAACTATTAAGGGGGAAAATGGAGCTGttctaatcagaaaaataattccattgcATACTTTGCAACAAGTTTTTTATGCTTCAAGAGATTAGATCTTTGGGAAAATGCCCCAGGCTGGATAAAGGAAGTggcagagggggcagggagcCTCTCCAGCCACGGAAACACCCACggagcctgggcagggctggtcGCTGTACTCATTGCTGTTGGTTGGCCGGTTGCTCATTAATCACCCAGGCTGAGTGAAGCTTCTCTGTGTGCTCAGACTCTGCCCAGCACCTTGTCCTCCTGAAGGCCGCCCCAATCAGCGCCTCAGGACTCTCCTGAGCTCGCCAAGAACTGAAGGTGGGAGAACTTGGACAGCTCGGCCCACCCATGTCTCACCAAGCATGGACTAAACAAAAGCAGGCTGAGTGGGCGCGGTGGGCTCCTCTCCCTGACGAGAGCCCGGGACACAGCACGGAGACCGAGAGGGGTATAGGCAGGACGGTGGGGCTTCGCCCGATGTGGAATCGGGACCCCCCTTTATCCGGTTTTGCCCGGTGCCCTCAACCCCACTCCACAGCATAAACTCCACAATATGAAAGCTGTGCCTGTATTTTTCACCCCTGCGTTTTTAGAAGGGGAAATAGAACCAAAGTGGATTTTGCCCTGAGATATTTTTGTGTCTCTCAAGTTACCCAAAAATACCAACACCGGAGGGACCGGGTGGACGGTTGTTTAACCCGACACCACGCAGAGGAACGACGTCCAAGTCGGCTGCTCTGCAGACACGGGGGTGACGCTGGGGTTGTCCACGATGTGGGCAGGGTCTGACGGGACAGGTGTGGAGGCTCAGGCTATTTCGGACAAG
Above is a window of Eulemur rufifrons isolate Redbay chromosome 25, OSU_ERuf_1, whole genome shotgun sequence DNA encoding:
- the IL2RA gene encoding interleukin-2 receptor subunit alpha, coding for MVPGGQAELCDDDPPEITHATFKALAYRRGTTLNCECKRGYRRIKNGSPYILCTGNSSHSSWDNKCQCMSTTSRHTRGVTRQPEERKVTDMQSQVQPVDQVSLPDHCTEPPRWEHEAAKRMYLFVVGQTVHYQCVQGYRALQRGPARSVCEMTGGKTRWTRPGLTCVDETQPSPFPGEEPSQASPSDLPRRETSCPLTTTDYQEHTEATTTTETFIFTTQYQVAVAGCVLLLFTVLLLSGLTLQRRWRKSRRTI